From Portunus trituberculatus isolate SZX2019 chromosome 50, ASM1759143v1, whole genome shotgun sequence, the proteins below share one genomic window:
- the LOC123499731 gene encoding uncharacterized protein LOC123499731, which produces MRAAWLWTWVAAGACAATAVLEHTVVDGHHPDDVSTSFTSAEVDSIARSQQGAHNAMTANQRIASWLEKLEKLDWRVLVSDPSFRDFLKKEVLRSVVPTYGQYDAIIDEAVEAAERLQKQSGGDLQKIAEEVVAEAEVRGLRQERAASLRHLYNVVTQRANGQVHDKGFYGEQGERESSRQYSHIPYNNYYYAPLSTIPMNDMVEIFSALNPGYSADTSSFNDRSSYNQPPKPSGYGQPHTSPKPPPVIEVCPSGHSGVFSFFAFLTLLLTLMIDFTLNININATGIGGIGIGGGNNNNNNNNNNNNNNNNNNNNNNNNNNMKRGFTTIVNSFGGLDIDWASVSDLSLIDPTVTRDGDGQSRRPRHMSPHAQQIKGRRFITAFDIWRDAYPLGSIFASPPEPEEDPPIQDHQSDLYGITTLTNYSYSFTSHHSPSTGLFNSPPSMRLNEEKKTKKISENIDQTLAMKNDAERTDSFANRSEVTVLVSAMDLESEGDSNWHRLQEMVEAEMKRKSLNTEEKTSKNTTDIHGEGSSQKRSKRWQDAGQGSFEHYESFILPGNKVSLQRWCTGGFECQGAAVRAAFQIMRGHMLALAETRQDCVLRLLCDAAAQAAAEGAVGAMAATLASGLASQFPEVVGGVDMRALLTARNVGLRTTDCSRFQASGCHVAGFKPSRREH; this is translated from the exons ATGAGGGCAGCGTGGCTCTGGACGTGGGTTGCGGCAGGGGCGTGTGCTGCCACCGCTGTCTTGGAACACACAGTCGTCGACGGTCACCATCCGGATGATGTCTCGACATCCTTTACTTCTGCTGAAGTTGATTCCATCGCCCGCagtcaacag GGTGCACACAACGCCATGACAGCTAATCAGAGAATAGCAAGTTGGCTGGAAAAGCTGGAAAAGCTAGACTGGAGAGTTTTGGTGAGCGATCCTTCCTTCAGAGACTTCCTGAAGAAGGAAGTATTGCGGTCGGTTGTCCCAACCTATGGCCAGTACGACGCCATCATCGACGAGGCTGTTGAGGCTGCAGAGAGGCTCCAGAAACAATCTGGGGGTGACCTGCAAAAGATTGCAGAAGAGGTAGTGGCGGAGGCGGAAGTTCGGGGACTGAGACAAGAGAGAGCGGCATCACTCCGGCACCTGTACAATGTAGTGACCCAGCGAGCCAATGGACAAGTTCATGACAAGGGTTTTTACGGAGAACAAGGTGAAAGGGAATCTTCGAGGCAATACAGTCACATCCcttacaacaattactactatgcTCCATTATCTACCATACCCATGAATGACATGGTAGAAATTTTCAGTGCACTAAATCCTGGTTATAGTGCAGACACCTCTTCATTCAACGACCGGTCTTCCTACAACCAACCACCAAAGCCCTCTGGGTACGGCCAACCCCATACCTCCCCCAAGCCTCCTCCAGTCATCGAGGTGTGTCCGTCAGGTCACAGCGGagtgttttccttcttcgccttcctcaccctcctcctcaccctcatgATCGACTTCACTCTCAACATAAACATCAATGCCACAGGAATAGGCGGCATTGGCATCGGTGgcggcaacaataacaacaacaataacaataacaacaataacaataacaacaataataataataacaacaacaacaacaacaacatgaagcgAGGTTTTACTACGATAGTCAACAGTTTTGGTGGTCTGGACATAGACTGGGCCTCGGTGTCTGATCTGAGCCTCATCGACCCCACCGTGACGCGTGATGGCGATGGACAGTCTCGCAGGCCCCGCCATATGTCACCTCATGCTCAGcaaattaaaggaagaagattCATCACAGCCTTCGATATTTGGAGAGATGCTTACCCTCTTGGCTCTATCTTTGCATCCCCTCCTGAACCAGAGGAGGACCCGCCCATACAAGATCACCAGAGTGATCTGTATGGTATTACAACTCTCACCAACTACAGCTATTCCTTTACCTCTCATCACTCGCCATCTACTGGCCTGTTCAACTCGCCTCCGTCGATGCGActtaacgaagaaaaaaagacaaaaaagataagTGAAAATATTGATCAAACACTGGCCATGAAAAACGATGCTGAGAGAACAGATTCGTTTGCTAataggtcagaggtcacagtGTTAGTGAGTGCGATGGACTTGGAATCAGAGGGCGATAGTAACTGGCATCGGTTGCAGGAAATGGTCGAggcagaaatgaaaagaaaatcttTAAATACAGAAGAGAAAACCTCGAAGAACACGACTGACATTCATGGAGAAGGATCCAGTCAAAAACGATCAAAACGGTGGCAGGACGCAGGACAAGGGAGCTTCGAGCACTACGAGTCGTTTATTCTCCCCGGCAACAAG GTGAGTCTTCAGCGATGGTGTACTGGCGGCTTCGAGTGTCAGGGGGCAGCAGTGAGGGCAGCCTTCCAGATAATGCGCGGACACATGCTGGCACTAGCCGAGACCCGTCAAGACTGCGTGCTGCGGCTGCTGTGCGATGCTGCTGCCCAAGCCGCTGCTGAAGGCGCTGTTGGGGCCATGGCCGCCACTTTGGCCAG TGGGTTGGCCAGCCAGTTCCCAGAGGTAGTGGGCGGCGTGGACATGCGGGCGCTGCTAACAGCGAGGAACGTTGGTCTCCGCACGACCGACTGCTCCAGGTTCCAAGCGTCAGGATGCCACGTAGCTGGATTTAAGCCCAGTAGACGTGAACATTGA